A window of Panicum virgatum strain AP13 chromosome 8K, P.virgatum_v5, whole genome shotgun sequence contains these coding sequences:
- the LOC120644713 gene encoding uncharacterized protein LOC120644713: MHHFHLPLSQVTVAVYVFWKSWPQEESERYLAAAILLFIPGILKCILKPWDLKRVSINSLVDSSASEETDAINSLENFIQKANDYFHPSNNNEASVSAEGREVERKKPYDLFVDLTPPYSHRLRCLKHLIRDPYGARRLVQAGLSATFSRLYTKDSVLHQNFSNLCTILSNCVDLVRVVAASCMLAVIVLVPISEGGAIDTDVRITYILLSCTVALEYLIPALVFNRMNPWLGEWPDQVAQYNLIWYLARNKKCKTKMLRKLVATLLVSKDFVDQLWCMTPCKSSGNITDLVHDYLKKGWTAEGQCQITNMATYRAFNDNRGQWTLDRENCRINLDWSLQRPFDESVILWHLATDFCFHLTPPPNTAQLAVYRSRVMSNYMAYLLFVNPEMLMTGARRSLFREAYRQLKKTLKVTAQPEEGAGPSRRDDMPPQPDAAEPPRRNTPREESEFAQKVAQNTQHAQGTEDLSIVRDVWRLSENLKELRTGPNGDTRMWSVIQGVWVEMLCFSAGRCRGYLHAKSLGQGGEYLSYVWLLMSYMGMETLGEKMQRT, from the coding sequence ATGCATCACTTTCATCTTCCGTTATCTCAGGTCACCGTTGCTGTCTACGTCTTTTGGAAGTCGTGGCCACAAGAGGAGAGTGAACGCTATCTGGCAGCAGCAATCCTTTTGTTCATCCCTGGGATTCTCAAATGCATATTGAAGCCCTGGGACTTGAAGAGAGTTAGCATCAATAGCCTCGTGGACTCATCTGCATCAGAAGAAACTGACGCGATTAATTCGCTTGAAAACTTCATACAGAAAGCAAACGATTATTTTCATCCTAGCAACAATAATGAAGCATCTGTAAGCGCTGAAGGCAGAGAAGTAGAACGTAAGAAGCCGTATGATCTATTCGTAGACCTTACCCCTCCGTATTCCCATAGGCTTAGATGTCTCAAACACTTGATCCGTGATCCATATGGAGCGCGTCGCTTGGTTCAGGCTGGCCTCTCTGCAACGTTCAGTCGACTCTACACCAAGGACTCAGTGCTGCACCAGAATTTCAGTAACCTCTGCACGATACTATCCAACTGTGTTGACCTCGTACGGGTAGTAGCCGCCAGCTGCATGCTCGCGGTCATCGTGCTGGTCCCCATAAGTGAAGGAGGGGCTATCGACACAGATGTCAGGATCACATACATCTTGCTATCATGTACTGTTGCTCTGGAGTACCTTATACCTGCTTTGGTATTCAACAGGATGAATCCATGGTTGGGCGAATGGCCCGATCAAGTTGCCCAGTACAACCTAATATGGTACCTGGCCCGGAATAAGAAGTGCAAGACGAAGATGCTCCGGAAGCTGGTGGCAACCTTGCTGGTTTCCAAGGACTTCGTCGACCAGCTTTGGTGCATGACGCCGTGCAAGTCCTCCGGCAACATCACCGACCTCGTCCATGACTACCTCAAGAaagggtggacggcggaggGTCAATGTCAAATAACCAACATGGCCACCTACCGGGCGTTCAACGACAACCGGGGTCAGTGGACTCTGGATCGTGAGAACTGCAGGATCAATCTGGATTGGAGCCTACAAAGGCCGTTTGACGAGAGTGTCATCCTCTGGCACCTCGCCACGGATTTCTGCTTCCACCTCACACCACCGCCTAACACTGCTCAGTTGGCTGTCTATCGCAGCAGGGTGATGTCCAACTACATGGCGTATTTGCTGTTCGTCAACCCGGAGATGCTGATGACCGGTGCCAGGCGCAGCCTCTTCAGAGAAGCCTATAGGCAGCTGAAGAAGACGCTCAAGGTgacagcacaaccggaagaaggaGCAGGGCCCTCTCGACGGGACGACATGCCACCACAACCGGACGCTGCAGAGCCCCCGCGACGCAACACGCCACGAGAAGAAAGCGAGTTCGCCCAGAAGGTAGCCCAGAACACCCAGCATGCACAGGGCACAGAGGATCTAAGCATCGTTCGCGATGTTTGGAGGCTTTCTGAAAATCTAAAGGAACTACGTACAGGTCCGAATGGGGATACGAGGATGTGGAGTGTGATCCAGGGCGTGTGGGTGGAGATGTTGTGTTTCTCCGCCGGAAGGTGCAGAGGTTACCTGCACGCCAAGAGCTTGGGCCAGGGCGGGGAGTACCTCTCCTACGTCTGGCTTCTCATGTCCTACATGGGGATGGAAACCTTAGGAGAGAAGATGCAGAGGACCTAG
- the LOC120645743 gene encoding F-box protein At5g06550-like, with the protein MPGAFRSLLLPLLRKRKPKRRRSRSHPKESNKPKNHLAAAAGGGGAGDPSFSLKASASASPRDIGFLVQPLGNLLLSASPGANLRDAGLGALRPLPDDLLLDALYVVAAHDPLWRALVLDELGGAFDFAGSWRATYLAAASGGRPHLVPPRALRIRGFYSDYLFQSWLCANMEMRHEWLARDNIERRRGVSVEQFIAEVEEPNRPVLLEGCIDGWPALQKWSREYLLEISAGKEFAVTVAVYVFWKSWPQEESERYLAAAILLFIPGILKCILKPWDLKRVSINSLVDSSASEETDAINSLENFIQKANDYFHPSNNNEASA; encoded by the exons ATGCCGGGCGCCTTCCGCTCCCTCCTCCTGCCCCTCCTACGGAAGCGCAAGCccaagcgccgccgcagccgcagccaccCAAAGGAGAGCAACAAACCCAAgaaccacctcgccgccgccgccggcggcggcggcgccggagaccCGTCCTTCAGCCTGAAGGCCTCCGCGTCCGCCTCCCCCCGTGACATCGGCTTCCTCGTGCAGCCGCTCGGCAACCTCCTCCTCTCCGCCTCCCCGGGCGCCAACCTCCGGGACGCGGGGCTCGGCGCGCTCCGCCCGCTCCcggacgacctcctcctcgac GCGCTCTACGTCGTCGCCGCGCACGACCCGCTCTGGCGCGCGCTCGTCCTcgacgagctcggcggcgcgttCGACTTCGCCGGGTCCTGGCGCGCCACCTACCTCGCCGCGGCCTCcggcggccggccccacctcgtCCCCCCGCGCGCGCTCAGGATCAGGGGCTTCTACTCCGACTACCTCTTCCAGAGCTGGCTCTGCGCCAACATGGAGATGCGGCACGAGTGGCTCGCCCGGGACAacatcgagcgccgccgcggcgtgtcCGTCGAGCAGTTCATCGCCGAGGTCGAGGAGCCCAACAGGCCGGTGCTACTGGAGGGGTGCATTGATGGCTGGCCGGCGTTGCAGAAATGGAGCAGGGAGTACCTGCTGGAGATCTCGGCGGGCAAGGAGTTTGCG GTCACCGTTGCTGTCTACGTCTTTTGGAAGTCGTGGCCACAAGAGGAGAGTGAACGCTATCTGGCAGCAGCAATCCTTTTGTTCATCCCTGGGATTCTCAAATGCATATTGAAGCCCTGGGACTTGAAGAGAGTTAGCATCAATAGCCTCGTGGACTCATCTGCATCAGAAGAAACTGACGCGATTAATTCGCTTGAAAACTTCATACAGAAAGCAAACGATTATTTTCATCCTAGCAACAATAATGAAGCATCT GCTTAG